The following nucleotide sequence is from Pseudomonas sp. RC10.
GGCATTTTCGGTTCGAAATGCGCGCGGCGCTCGGCCATTTCTTCGTCGCTGACCAACACATTCACGCTGCGGTTGTTCAAGTCCACCCGCAGCCGGTCATTGGTTTTCAACAGCGCCAAGCCGCCGCCCACCGCTGCTTCAGGCGACATGTTCAGGATGGAAGGGCTGGCCGAAGTGCCGCTCTGGCGGCCATCTCCCAGGCACGGCAAGGAGTCGATGCCGCGCTTGATCAGTTCGGCGGGAGGGGCCATGTTCACCACCTCGGCACTCCCCGGATAGCCCACGGTGCCTGCGCCACGAATCACCAGAATGCAGCGCTCATCGATTTCAAGCGCCGGGTCATTGATGCGCTCGTGGTAGTCCTCTGGCCCTTCGAAGACGATGGCGCGCGCGTCGAAGCTGTTCTCTGCGCCCGGCTCGGACAGATACGTCTTGCGAAACGCTTCGCCGACCACCGACATCTTCATGATCGCGCTGTCGAAGAAATTGCCGCTCAACACGATGAACCCCGCACGGTGCTTGAGTGGATCGTCGTAGGGGCGAATCACGTCGGCGTCGTGGGCGAGGGTGTTACGCACGATCTCGCCAATGGTTTTGCCCGACACCGAACCACAGTCCTCATGCAGTTTTCCGGCTTTTTGCAGTTCGTGCATCACTGCCGGTACGCCGCCTGCGCGATGGAAGCCCTCGCCGAGGTATTTCCCCGCCGGCATGCAGTTCACCAATAGCGGAATGTCCTCACCGATGCGCTGCCAGTCATCCAGACTCAATTCGACCCCCATGTGGCGAGCGATGGCGATCAGGTGCGGCGGGCAGTTGCTCGATGCGCCCAGCGCTGAGGCCACGGCAATCGCGTTTTCAAAAGCTTCACGGGTCATGATCTGCGAAGGCCGCACGTCTTCACGCACCAGGTCGCAGATGCGTTTGCCTGTGAGGTACGCCATCTGGCCCCGCTCGCGATAAGGAGCCGGAATGCTCGCGCAGCCGGGCAACGACATGCCCAGCGCTTCGGCCAGCGCGTTCATCGACAGCGCCGTGCCCATGGTGTTGCAGTGACCCACCGATGGCGACGCGGCGGTGGTCATTTCCATGAAACCTTCGTAGTTGATCTCGCCCGCCGACAACAAATTGCGCGCATGCCAAAGCACGGTGCCAGAGCCGATCAGCTCGCCCTTGTGACGGCCATCGAGCATGGGTCCGCCAGACAAGACGATTGCCGGGAGGTCAGTGGTGGCGGCGGCCATCAGGCAGGCCGGGGTGGTTTTGTCGCAGCCGGTGGTCAGCACGACCCCGTCCAGCGGATAGCCATGGAGGATTTCAACAAGGCCTAAATACGCAAGATTGCGGTCCAGCGCTGCCGTGGGGCGGCGGGTCTGTTCGGCCATTGGGTGCACCGGGAATTCCATCGGGATACCGCCCGCGTCTCGAATCCCCGCCTTCACCCGTTGCGCGAGTTCCAGATGATGACGATTGCAAGGGGCCAGATCACTGCCGGTTTGTGCGATGCCAATGATGGGGCGTCCAGATTGCAGTTCTTCCCGGGTCAAACCGTAATTCATGTAACGCTCGACGTAGAGCGCCGTCATGTCGGCGTGGGAGGGGTCATCGAACCATTGCTGGCTGCGCAGGGGGCGTTTGGGTGATTCGGACATGGTTCGGGCTTCTCTTGTCATTGGAATATCTGGCAACACGACTACAGCATGACGTCAGCGCGCGAATTAACGCGACAGTAATCCCCGCGCCGCCAGGTTGTGAAACAGCGCGCCGACCCCGAACGTCCACGGTGTTGCGTGGCTGCTGTGGGTGACTTCGTTATGCAGGCCGCCGAGCAACCGGCTGCTGATGCTGACCTGATCCAACAATTTGTGGGTAAAACCGCTGCCGACGGTATCCCGGTCTTCGGTCGGGGCGAACAGGGTGCCGAG
It contains:
- a CDS encoding IlvD/Edd family dehydratase; translation: MSESPKRPLRSQQWFDDPSHADMTALYVERYMNYGLTREELQSGRPIIGIAQTGSDLAPCNRHHLELAQRVKAGIRDAGGIPMEFPVHPMAEQTRRPTAALDRNLAYLGLVEILHGYPLDGVVLTTGCDKTTPACLMAAATTDLPAIVLSGGPMLDGRHKGELIGSGTVLWHARNLLSAGEINYEGFMEMTTAASPSVGHCNTMGTALSMNALAEALGMSLPGCASIPAPYRERGQMAYLTGKRICDLVREDVRPSQIMTREAFENAIAVASALGASSNCPPHLIAIARHMGVELSLDDWQRIGEDIPLLVNCMPAGKYLGEGFHRAGGVPAVMHELQKAGKLHEDCGSVSGKTIGEIVRNTLAHDADVIRPYDDPLKHRAGFIVLSGNFFDSAIMKMSVVGEAFRKTYLSEPGAENSFDARAIVFEGPEDYHERINDPALEIDERCILVIRGAGTVGYPGSAEVVNMAPPAELIKRGIDSLPCLGDGRQSGTSASPSILNMSPEAAVGGGLALLKTNDRLRVDLNNRSVNVLVSDEEMAERRAHFEPKMPASQTPWQELYRQLVGQLSTGGCLEPATLHLRVIARSGEPRHSH